The following is a genomic window from Synergistaceae bacterium.
ACCTTAACATTGGAACGATAGGACACATTGACCATGGTAAGACGACCTTGACAGCGGCGATCACGAAGACGCTTGCTCGTAAAAACGAGGCTGCCTTCATACCATATGACATGATTGACAAGGCCCCAGAAGAAAGAGATCGCGGGATCACGATCAACATCTCACACGTTGAATATGAGACAGACAACCGTCACTATGCACATATCGAC
Proteins encoded in this region:
- the tuf gene encoding elongation factor Tu (EF-Tu; promotes GTP-dependent binding of aminoacyl-tRNA to the A-site of ribosomes during protein biosynthesis; when the tRNA anticodon matches the mRNA codon, GTP hydrolysis results; the inactive EF-Tu-GDP leaves the ribosome and release of GDP is promoted by elongation factor Ts; many prokaryotes have two copies of the gene encoding EF-Tu), yielding MAKEHFVRNKPHLNIGTIGHIDHGKTTLTAAITKTLARKNEAAFIPYDMIDKAPEERDRGITINISHVEYETDNRHYAHID